One segment of Bacteroides caecimuris DNA contains the following:
- a CDS encoding porin family protein, whose product MKKIIYNKVTGIIFLAILFSQVTHAQNERNKALIYSYLHGWEYSIKAGLSIGGTSPLPLPKEIRSIDSYSPNIAIAIEGNTTKWFGKNKKWGMTAGIRLENKTMTTEATVKNYGMKIINTNGGELQGLWTGGVKTKVKNSYLTIPVLANYKISDRWKVSLGPYVSYMSEGNFSGHVYEGHLRTPDETGQRVDFNGESIATYDFSDNLRKFQWGAQLGGEWKAFKHLNVYADLTWGLNDIFKKDFDTITFAMYPIYLNIGFGYAF is encoded by the coding sequence ATGAAGAAAATAATATATAATAAAGTAACAGGAATCATATTCCTTGCAATACTTTTTTCACAGGTGACACATGCCCAAAACGAACGTAACAAAGCTCTTATCTACTCATATTTACATGGATGGGAGTATAGCATCAAAGCCGGATTGAGCATTGGGGGTACTTCTCCTCTTCCCCTACCGAAAGAAATACGTAGTATTGATAGCTACTCTCCCAACATAGCTATCGCTATCGAGGGAAATACCACAAAATGGTTCGGCAAAAACAAAAAATGGGGAATGACCGCAGGTATACGGCTTGAGAATAAAACGATGACTACTGAAGCTACCGTAAAAAATTATGGTATGAAGATCATCAACACTAATGGTGGCGAGCTACAAGGTCTTTGGACTGGTGGAGTAAAAACAAAAGTGAAAAATTCATATCTCACCATTCCTGTATTGGCTAATTATAAGATAAGCGACCGTTGGAAAGTATCACTTGGTCCTTATGTCTCTTATATGTCTGAAGGCAACTTCTCTGGACATGTATATGAAGGGCATCTACGCACACCTGATGAAACAGGTCAGCGTGTCGACTTCAACGGTGAAAGTATTGCAACTTATGATTTCTCTGACAACTTACGCAAATTTCAATGGGGAGCTCAATTAGGCGGTGAGTGGAAAGCTTTCAAACACCTTAATGTCTATGCAGATTTGACATGGGGACTAAACGACATCTTTAAGAAAGACTTTGATACCATCACGTTCGCCATGTACCCCATCTATTTGAATATTGGATTTGGATATGCTTTCTAA
- a CDS encoding NADP-specific glutamate dehydrogenase has protein sequence MNAAKVLDDLKRRFPNEPEYHQAVEEVLSTIEEEYNKHPEFDKVNLIERLCIPDRVYQFRVTWMDDKGNIQTNMGYRVQHNNAIGPYKGGIRFHSSVNLSILKFLAFEQTFKNSLTTLPMGGGKGGSDFSPRGKSNAEVMRFVQSFMLELWRHIGPETDVPAGDIGVGGREVGFMFGMYKKLAHEFTGTFTGKGREFGGSLIRPEATGYGNIYFLMEMLKTKGTDLKGKVCLVSGSGNVAQYTIEKVIELGGKVVTCSDSDGYIYDPDGIDREKLDYIMELKNLYRGRIREYAEKYGCKYVEGAKPWGEKCDIALPSATQNELNGDHARQLVANGCIAVSEGANMPSTPEAIKVFQDAKILYAPGKAANAGGVSVSGLEMTQNSIKLSWSAEEVDEKLKSIMKNIHEACVQYGTEADGYVNYVKGANVAGFMKVAKAMMAQGIV, from the coding sequence ATGAATGCAGCAAAGGTATTAGACGATCTGAAAAGAAGATTTCCCAATGAACCGGAATATCATCAAGCAGTAGAAGAAGTGCTTTCTACTATTGAAGAAGAATACAACAAACACCCGGAGTTTGATAAAGTAAACTTGATCGAACGTTTGTGTATTCCAGATAGAGTATATCAGTTTCGCGTGACTTGGATGGATGATAAAGGTAATATTCAAACCAACATGGGTTACCGTGTTCAGCACAACAACGCGATCGGTCCTTACAAAGGCGGTATCCGTTTCCATTCATCTGTAAACCTTTCTATCTTGAAGTTCCTTGCCTTTGAACAAACATTCAAAAACTCACTGACTACGCTGCCGATGGGTGGTGGTAAAGGTGGTTCCGACTTCTCTCCTCGTGGAAAGTCAAATGCTGAAGTAATGCGCTTTGTACAGTCGTTCATGTTGGAACTGTGGCGTCACATCGGTCCTGAAACGGACGTTCCTGCCGGTGACATCGGTGTTGGTGGCCGTGAAGTAGGTTTCATGTTCGGTATGTACAAGAAACTGGCTCACGAATTTACCGGAACATTCACAGGTAAGGGCCGCGAATTCGGTGGTTCGCTGATTCGTCCGGAAGCTACCGGTTATGGTAACATCTACTTCCTGATGGAAATGCTGAAAACAAAAGGCACTGACCTGAAAGGTAAAGTTTGTCTGGTTTCCGGTTCTGGTAACGTTGCTCAATATACAATCGAAAAAGTAATCGAACTGGGTGGTAAAGTAGTTACTTGCTCTGACTCTGACGGTTATATCTACGATCCGGATGGTATCGACCGCGAAAAACTGGATTACATCATGGAACTGAAGAATCTGTACCGTGGCCGTATCCGCGAATACGCAGAAAAATATGGTTGCAAATATGTAGAAGGAGCTAAACCTTGGGGTGAAAAATGTGATATCGCTCTTCCTTCTGCTACTCAAAACGAATTGAATGGCGACCACGCTCGTCAACTGGTAGCAAACGGTTGTATCGCTGTATCTGAAGGAGCTAACATGCCTTCTACTCCGGAAGCTATCAAAGTGTTTCAGGATGCTAAGATCCTTTACGCTCCGGGTAAAGCTGCTAATGCCGGTGGTGTGTCAGTATCAGGTCTTGAAATGACTCAAAACTCTATCAAATTGAGCTGGAGCGCTGAAGAAGTAGACGAAAAACTGAAGAGCATCATGAAGAATATCCACGAAGCTTGCGTTCAGTACGGTACAGAAGCCGACGGATACGTAAACTATGTGAAGGGTGCTAACGTAGCCGGATTCATGAAGGTTGCTAAAGCAATGATGGCACAAGGTATCGTGTAA
- a CDS encoding HipA N-terminal domain-containing protein — protein MRQAHIYYQDQLAGLLTEDENGYTFQYDAAYIKSNDADPVSLTLPISEKPYTSLILFPFFDGLIPEGWLLDIAEKSWKINRRDRMSLLLACCKDCIGAVSVIPVLNKE, from the coding sequence ATGAGACAAGCACACATATACTACCAAGACCAGTTGGCAGGATTACTTACAGAAGATGAAAATGGCTATACTTTTCAATATGATGCAGCCTACATTAAATCCAACGATGCCGACCCTGTCAGCCTCACGCTTCCAATCTCTGAAAAGCCATATACAAGTCTAATATTATTCCCATTCTTTGACGGTCTCATTCCCGAAGGCTGGCTTTTAGATATTGCCGAGAAAAGTTGGAAGATAAATCGCCGTGACCGTATGTCACTACTCCTTGCCTGTTGCAAAGATTGCATCGGTGCAGTTAGTGTGATTCCTGTCTTAAATAAAGAATAA
- a CDS encoding Rpn family recombination-promoting nuclease/putative transposase: protein MAKFINPFTDVGFKKIFGQEVSKDLLIDFLNDLLVDEKSITDITFLDKEVLPEYMGDRGVIYDIYCTTENGEQFIVEMQNRQQVNFRERALYYLSHAVSRQGEKGADWRFGLKAVYGVFFMNFRLEDMPHKLRTDIVLSDRDTHEQFSDKLRFIFIELPSFRKEEEECVTDFERWIYVLKNMETLNRMPFKARKSVFEKLEKIVDIASLSKEERMKYDESIKVYRDSLVTMEFAEQKGRAEGLAEGMAKGMAKGKAEERCIIAGQLKRMGMSFDAIREVTGLSDSEIDAL from the coding sequence ATGGCAAAGTTTATCAACCCTTTCACGGACGTCGGTTTCAAGAAAATCTTCGGTCAGGAAGTCAGCAAAGATTTGCTGATAGATTTTCTCAATGACCTTCTAGTGGACGAAAAGAGCATCACTGATATCACTTTTCTGGATAAGGAGGTCTTGCCCGAGTATATGGGCGACCGTGGTGTCATCTACGACATTTACTGTACGACTGAGAACGGCGAGCAGTTTATCGTCGAGATGCAGAACCGCCAGCAGGTCAACTTCCGCGAACGCGCTTTGTATTATCTTTCCCATGCCGTTTCCCGCCAAGGCGAGAAGGGTGCCGATTGGCGTTTCGGTCTGAAAGCTGTATATGGTGTTTTCTTCATGAACTTCCGTCTGGAGGATATGCCCCACAAACTTCGCACGGACATCGTTCTTTCCGACCGTGACACGCACGAACAATTCTCCGACAAGCTTCGTTTTATTTTCATCGAGCTTCCCTCTTTCCGGAAGGAAGAGGAGGAATGCGTGACAGATTTTGAACGTTGGATTTATGTACTGAAGAATATGGAAACATTGAACAGAATGCCTTTTAAGGCGCGAAAGTCGGTATTCGAGAAGCTTGAAAAGATTGTCGACATCGCCTCTCTTTCCAAGGAGGAGCGTATGAAGTATGACGAGAGCATCAAGGTGTATCGTGATAGTCTGGTGACGATGGAGTTTGCCGAGCAGAAGGGGAGAGCCGAAGGTTTGGCGGAAGGGATGGCGAAAGGGATGGCGAAAGGTAAAGCGGAAGAACGATGTATCATAGCCGGTCAGTTGAAACGGATGGGCATGTCCTTTGATGCTATCCGTGAGGTGACGGGACTTTCCGATTCGGAAATCGATGCTTTATAA
- a CDS encoding Rpn family recombination-promoting nuclease/putative transposase, which yields MAKFINPFTDVGFKKIFGQEVSKDLLIDFLNDLLVDEKSITDITFLDKEVLPEYMGDRGVIYDIYCTTENGEQFIVEMQNRQQVNFRERALYYLSHAVSRQGEKGADWRFNLKAVYGVFFMNFRLENMPHKLRTDIVLSDRDTHEQFSDKLRFIFIELPSFTKEEAECVTDFDRWIYVLKNMETLNRMPFKARKSVFEKLEKIVDIASLSKEERVKYDESIKVYRDSLVTMEFAEQKGRAEGLAEGMAKGKAEGKAEGKAEERRIIAGQLKRMGMSFDAIREVTGLSDSEIDAL from the coding sequence ATGGCAAAGTTTATCAACCCTTTCACGGACGTCGGTTTCAAGAAAATCTTCGGTCAGGAAGTCAGCAAGGACTTGCTGATAGATTTTCTAAATGATCTTCTAGTGGACGAAAAGAGTATCACGGACATCACTTTTCTGGATAAGGAGGTCTTGCCCGAGTATATGGGCGACCGTGGTGTCATCTACGACATTTACTGTACGACTGAGAACGGCGAGCAGTTTATTGTCGAGATGCAGAACCGCCAGCAGGTCAACTTCCGCGAACGCGCTTTGTATTATCTTTCCCATGCCGTTTCCCGCCAAGGCGAGAAGGGTGCCGATTGGCGTTTTAACCTGAAAGCCGTTTACGGTGTTTTCTTTATGAACTTCCGGCTGGAGAATATGCCCCACAAACTTCGTACGGACATCGTTCTTTCTGACCGTGACACGCACGAACAATTCTCCGACAAGCTTCGTTTTATTTTCATCGAGCTTCCCTCTTTCACGAAGGAAGAGGCGGAGTGTGTGACAGATTTTGATCGTTGGATTTATGTACTGAAGAATATGGAAACATTGAACAGAATGCCTTTTAAGGCGCGAAAGTCGGTATTCGAGAAGCTTGAAAAGATTGTCGACATCGCCTCTCTTTCCAAGGAGGAGCGTGTGAAGTATGACGAGAGTATCAAGGTGTATCGTGATAGTCTGGTGACCATGGAGTTTGCCGAGCAGAAGGGGAGAGCTGAAGGTTTGGCGGAAGGGATGGCGAAAGGTAAGGCTGAGGGTAAAGCTGAAGGTAAAGCGGAAGAACGCCGTATCATAGCCGGTCAGTTGAAACGGATGGGCATGTCCTTTGATGCTATCCGCGAGGTGACGGGGCTTTCCGATTCGGAAATCGATGCTTTATAA
- a CDS encoding Rpn family recombination-promoting nuclease/putative transposase, giving the protein MAKFINPFTDVGFKKIFGQEVSKDLLIDFLNDLLVDEKSITDITFLDKEILPEYMGDRGVIYDIYCTTENGEQFIVEMQNRQQVNFRERALYYLSHAVSRQGEKGADWRFNLKAVYGVFFMNFRLEDMPHKLRTDIVLSDRDTHEQFSDKLRFIFIELPSFRKEEEECVTDFERWIYVLKNMETLNRMPFKARKSVFEKLEKIVDIASLSKEERMKYDESIKVYRDSLVTMEFAEQKGRAEGLAEGMAKGKAEERRIIAGQLKRMGMSFDAIREVTGLSDSEIDKL; this is encoded by the coding sequence ATGGCAAAGTTTATCAACCCTTTCACGGACGTAGGTTTCAAGAAAATCTTCGGTCAGGAAGTCAGCAAAGATTTGCTGATAGATTTTCTCAATGACCTTCTAGTGGACGAAAAGAGCATCACTGATATCACTTTTCTCGATAAAGAGATTCTCCCGGAATACATGGGCGACCGTGGTGTCATCTACGACATTTACTGTACGACTGAGAACGGCGAGCAGTTTATTGTCGAGATGCAGAACCGCCAGCAGGTCAACTTCCGCGAACGTGCTTTGTATTACCTTTCCCATGCTGTTTCCCGTCAGGGCGAGAAGGGTGCCGACTGGCGTTTCAACTTGAAAGCCGTTTACGGTGTTTTCTTTATGAACTTCCGGCTGGAGGATATGCCCCACAAGCTTCGTACGGACATCGTTCTTTCCGACCGTGACACGCACGAACAATTCTCCGACAAGCTTCGTTTTATTTTCATCGAGCTTCCCTCTTTCCGGAAGGAAGAGGAGGAATGTGTGACAGATTTTGAACGTTGGATTTATGTACTGAAGAATATGGAAACATTGAACAGAATGCCTTTTAAGGCGCGAAAGTCGGTATTCGAGAAGCTTGAAAAGATTGTCGACATCGCCTCTCTTTCCAAGGAGGAGCGTATGAAGTATGACGAGAGTATCAAGGTGTATCGTGATAGTCTGGTGACCATGGAGTTTGCCGAGCAGAAGGGGAGAGCCGAAGGTTTGGCGGAAGGGATGGCGAAAGGTAAAGCGGAAGAACGCCGTATCATAGCCGGTCAATTGAAACGGATGGGCATGTCCTTTGATGCTATCCGCGAGGTGACGGGGCTTTCCGATTCGGAAATCGATAAACTGTAA
- a CDS encoding PCMD domain-containing protein, translating to MKLKKLFAGMILCLAVASCIQDEAQNVEAAIDGCSGNHIQQYLIDRNDFTIQLYVSKAADPSQININFDLPTGASIQPVRQLTGDEANVYNFDDENPREFKVTSEDGAFSATYTIKLWQTEMPLVYDFETLSSDAPYHKFYEDQSSENVIRRLELASGNPGFELTKMAKTPEDYPTVRANGGVDGGKCVKLTTKDTGSFGSMVKMYIAAGNLFIGSFEVGQALNNAMKATRFGFPFFYYPLKLKGWYKYKAGANFSSKGEIIEGRKDKCDIYGVLYETDDNVQFLDGSTSLTSPNIVALAQNLDALPETDNWKEFSFKFEPQNGKSIDPNKLMKGIYKLGIVFSSSADGAKFEGAVGSTLYIDKVVIEHTSNPSEYPAN from the coding sequence ATGAAACTAAAAAAATTATTCGCCGGAATGATATTATGTCTGGCAGTCGCTTCCTGCATTCAAGATGAAGCTCAAAATGTTGAAGCAGCCATAGACGGATGCAGCGGAAACCACATCCAACAGTATTTGATTGATCGAAATGACTTCACCATTCAATTGTATGTATCAAAAGCTGCTGACCCATCCCAAATAAACATCAACTTCGACCTCCCTACTGGAGCTTCTATACAACCAGTACGACAATTAACCGGAGACGAAGCTAACGTCTACAACTTTGATGATGAAAACCCTAGAGAATTTAAAGTTACATCAGAAGACGGTGCTTTTTCTGCAACCTACACAATCAAACTTTGGCAAACAGAAATGCCTTTGGTATACGACTTTGAAACTTTAAGTTCAGATGCTCCCTATCACAAATTCTATGAAGATCAATCTTCTGAAAATGTTATCCGTCGATTAGAGCTTGCTAGTGGAAACCCAGGATTTGAATTAACCAAAATGGCAAAAACACCGGAAGACTACCCCACAGTACGAGCAAATGGAGGAGTTGATGGTGGCAAATGTGTAAAACTGACAACGAAGGACACAGGTAGCTTCGGAAGTATGGTAAAAATGTATATTGCTGCAGGAAACTTGTTCATCGGTTCGTTTGAAGTGGGACAGGCTTTAAACAACGCAATGAAAGCCACTCGCTTTGGCTTTCCATTCTTCTACTATCCGCTCAAGTTGAAAGGATGGTATAAATATAAAGCAGGTGCCAACTTTTCATCAAAAGGAGAAATCATAGAAGGGAGAAAAGATAAATGTGACATCTATGGTGTATTATATGAAACAGATGATAATGTACAATTTCTCGATGGCTCTACTTCACTCACTTCACCCAATATTGTAGCTTTGGCACAAAATCTTGATGCACTTCCAGAAACAGATAATTGGAAAGAATTCAGTTTTAAATTCGAACCGCAGAATGGCAAATCTATTGACCCTAACAAACTAATGAAAGGTATCTACAAACTTGGCATCGTATTCTCTTCCAGTGCAGACGGTGCAAAATTTGAGGGAGCTGTTGGCAGTACACTTTATATAGACAAAGTGGTAATTGAACATACTTCTAACCCGAGTGAATATCCTGCAAATTAA
- a CDS encoding helix-turn-helix transcriptional regulator, with amino-acid sequence MNDKSLSEYVKLMRKEHNLTQVELSEKSGVGLRFVRELEQGKQTLRLDKVNQVLSLFGTEVGVVPISKFNKL; translated from the coding sequence ATGAACGATAAATCATTATCAGAATACGTAAAGCTAATGCGTAAAGAACATAACTTGACCCAAGTAGAACTCTCCGAAAAATCAGGAGTTGGGTTACGCTTTGTACGCGAACTCGAACAAGGCAAACAGACTTTGCGTCTTGATAAAGTAAATCAAGTGCTTAGTCTTTTTGGAACGGAAGTGGGTGTTGTACCAATAAGTAAATTCAACAAGCTATGA
- a CDS encoding HipA domain-containing protein: MNRCLYCYQELGEGETDFHPQCGKKIFGSKTIPLLPYTKADIKQLAEQVIRSQTTLTGVQAKLSLDISSSPNQPQRFTIVGLWGRYILKPQTEQFKYMPEVEDLTMHLAELAKVNVVPHSLIRFADGELAYITKRIDRTSKGEKLPMEDMCQLSERLTEYKYKGSYEKIAKIIMQYSAVPKLDVINFWEQVVFSWLTGNADMHLKNFSLYSQRKGYYSLTPGYDMLSTALLMPEDTEELALTLNGKKRKIKRSDFEVAMNSCSLEKKIIDNLFSKFTKVADKWLKFIDISFLPKDMKQQYKLIITRRLDLL, translated from the coding sequence ATGAACAGATGCCTATATTGTTATCAGGAACTTGGCGAGGGAGAAACTGATTTTCACCCTCAATGCGGAAAAAAAATATTTGGAAGTAAAACTATCCCCCTCCTACCCTATACCAAAGCAGATATCAAGCAACTTGCCGAACAAGTCATACGTTCACAAACCACACTTACAGGAGTGCAAGCAAAATTGTCTCTCGATATATCATCGTCCCCCAACCAACCACAACGTTTTACTATCGTAGGTTTATGGGGGCGTTATATTCTCAAACCGCAAACGGAGCAATTTAAATATATGCCTGAAGTTGAGGATTTAACAATGCATCTTGCCGAATTGGCTAAAGTAAACGTTGTTCCTCATTCATTGATTCGTTTTGCCGATGGCGAATTGGCCTATATCACCAAACGCATAGATAGAACCTCGAAGGGTGAAAAGCTGCCAATGGAAGACATGTGTCAGCTTTCGGAACGCCTCACAGAATATAAATATAAGGGCTCTTATGAAAAGATAGCAAAAATAATTATGCAATATTCCGCTGTGCCAAAACTTGACGTAATAAATTTCTGGGAACAAGTCGTTTTCTCATGGCTGACCGGAAATGCGGATATGCATCTAAAAAACTTTTCACTTTATAGTCAGCGTAAAGGCTATTATTCGCTGACTCCGGGATATGACATGCTCTCTACGGCACTCCTCATGCCAGAGGACACCGAAGAATTGGCTTTAACACTAAATGGTAAAAAACGCAAAATCAAGCGTTCTGATTTTGAAGTTGCCATGAATAGCTGCAGTTTGGAGAAAAAGATCATAGACAATCTATTTTCTAAATTTACCAAGGTTGCTGACAAATGGCTGAAGTTCATAGATATTTCTTTCTTGCCAAAAGATATGAAGCAACAGTATAAGCTGATTATAACAAGGAGGTTAGATTTGTTATAA
- a CDS encoding NADP-dependent malic enzyme, translating into MAKITKEAALLYHSQGKPGKIEVVPTKPYSTQTDLALAYSPGVAEPCLEIEKNPQDAYKYTAKGNLVAVISNGTAVLGLGDIGALSGKPVMEGKGLLFKIYAGIDVFDIEVDEKDPEKFIAAVKAIAPTFGGINLEDIKAPECFEIERRLKEELDIPVMHDDQHGTAIISSAGLVNALQVAGKKIEDVKIVVNGAGASAVSCTKLYVSLGARLENIVMLDSKGVISKTRTDLNEQKRYFATDRTDVHTLEEAIKGADVFLGLSKGNVLSQDMVRSMAPMPIVFALANPTPEISYEDAMSARPDVLMATGRSDYPNQINNVIGFPYIFRGALDTHAKAINEDMKIAAVHAIANLAKQPVPDVVNEAYHVNNLSFGPEYFIPKPVDPRLITEVSCAVAKAAMESGVARTEIKDWDAYCVHLRELMGYESKLTRQLYDTARRSPQRVVFAEGIHPNMLKAAVEAKAEGICHPILLGNDEAIGKLAEEMDLSLEGIEIVNLRHPDESDRRERYARILAEKRAREGFTYEEANDKMFERNYFGMMMVETGDADAFITGLYTRYSNTIKVAKEVIGIQPGFKHFGTMHILNSKKGTYFLADTLINRHPDTETLIDIAKLSDKTVRFFNHTPVISMLSYSNFGADTTGSPVKVHEAVAHMQEEYPELAIDGEMQVNFAMNRELRDAKYPFTRLKGKDVNTLIFPNLSSANAGYKLLQAMDPDTEFIGPIQMGLNKPIHFTDFESSVRDIVNITAVAVIDAIVDKKKKESK; encoded by the coding sequence ATGGCTAAAATAACGAAAGAAGCCGCTTTGCTCTACCACTCACAGGGCAAACCCGGTAAGATTGAGGTAGTTCCTACCAAACCGTACAGTACACAAACAGATTTAGCACTCGCATATTCTCCCGGCGTAGCAGAACCATGCCTCGAAATAGAGAAAAATCCACAGGACGCATATAAATACACTGCGAAAGGTAACCTTGTTGCCGTTATCTCTAACGGTACAGCCGTACTCGGACTGGGCGATATAGGCGCATTGAGCGGCAAACCGGTAATGGAAGGCAAAGGGCTGCTCTTCAAAATCTATGCGGGTATTGACGTCTTCGATATCGAAGTGGACGAAAAAGACCCTGAAAAATTCATCGCAGCGGTGAAAGCTATCGCTCCTACTTTCGGTGGTATCAATCTGGAAGATATCAAAGCACCGGAATGTTTCGAAATCGAACGCCGTCTGAAAGAAGAACTGGATATCCCGGTGATGCACGACGACCAGCACGGAACGGCTATCATCTCCAGTGCCGGACTGGTAAACGCCCTGCAAGTGGCCGGAAAGAAAATCGAGGATGTGAAAATCGTTGTGAACGGTGCCGGTGCATCCGCAGTATCTTGTACTAAATTGTATGTTTCACTGGGTGCACGTCTCGAAAATATCGTCATGCTGGACAGCAAAGGCGTAATCAGCAAAACACGTACCGACCTGAACGAACAGAAAAGATACTTCGCCACCGACCGCACAGATGTCCACACACTGGAAGAAGCAATCAAAGGCGCAGATGTATTCCTCGGCCTGTCGAAAGGAAATGTGCTGAGCCAGGATATGGTGCGCAGCATGGCTCCGATGCCTATCGTATTTGCACTGGCCAACCCTACGCCGGAAATCTCTTACGAAGACGCCATGTCAGCCCGCCCCGATGTATTGATGGCAACCGGACGTTCCGACTATCCGAACCAGATTAATAATGTAATCGGTTTCCCGTACATCTTCCGTGGCGCATTGGACACGCATGCCAAAGCAATCAACGAGGATATGAAGATTGCCGCTGTACACGCCATCGCCAATCTGGCAAAACAGCCTGTACCTGATGTCGTAAATGAAGCCTATCATGTAAACAACCTCTCTTTCGGCCCGGAATATTTCATCCCGAAACCGGTAGACCCGCGTCTCATCACAGAAGTTTCCTGTGCCGTAGCCAAAGCCGCTATGGAAAGCGGAGTGGCTCGCACGGAAATCAAAGACTGGGACGCTTACTGCGTACATCTGCGTGAATTGATGGGCTACGAATCCAAACTGACCCGCCAACTGTATGATACTGCCCGCCGCTCACCGCAACGTGTCGTATTTGCCGAAGGTATCCACCCGAATATGCTGAAAGCTGCCGTTGAAGCCAAAGCCGAAGGGATCTGCCATCCTATCTTATTAGGAAACGACGAAGCTATCGGAAAACTGGCAGAAGAAATGGATCTTAGCCTGGAAGGTATCGAAATCGTCAATCTCCGCCATCCGGACGAATCGGACCGCCGCGAACGCTACGCCCGCATCCTTGCAGAAAAACGTGCACGCGAAGGATTTACCTACGAAGAAGCCAACGACAAGATGTTCGAACGCAACTACTTCGGCATGATGATGGTGGAAACAGGAGATGCAGACGCATTCATCACCGGACTTTATACAAGATATAGCAATACGATCAAAGTGGCAAAAGAAGTGATCGGCATCCAACCGGGCTTCAAACACTTCGGCACCATGCATATCCTGAATTCCAAGAAAGGTACTTACTTCCTGGCAGACACATTGATCAACCGCCACCCCGATACGGAAACACTGATTGATATCGCCAAACTGTCTGATAAAACAGTTCGTTTCTTCAACCACACACCGGTGATCTCTATGTTGTCCTACTCTAACTTCGGTGCTGATACCACAGGTAGCCCGGTGAAAGTGCACGAAGCTGTTGCTCACATGCAGGAAGAATATCCGGAATTGGCTATCGACGGTGAAATGCAGGTAAATTTTGCCATGAACCGCGAATTGCGTGATGCCAAATATCCGTTTACCCGCCTGAAAGGTAAAGACGTAAATACATTGATTTTCCCGAATCTAAGTTCAGCAAACGCCGGTTACAAACTGTTGCAGGCAATGGACCCGGATACAGAATTCATCGGCCCTATCCAGATGGGATTGAACAAACCTATCCACTTCACCGATTTCGAAAGTTCTGTCCGCGACATTGTGAATATCACAGCCGTAGCCGTGATCGATGCCATCGTAGACAAGAAGAAAAAAGAAAGCAAATGA